Proteins from a genomic interval of Trichocoleus desertorum ATA4-8-CV12:
- a CDS encoding PDZ domain-containing protein, with protein sequence MQKKWIAQIGLLLIVPIVVMLSWSTPAWAFSEEQRLVNEVWRIVNRSYVDESFNHQNWRSLRQQVLSRPLDNREAAYETIQQMLASLNDPFTRLLRPDQYRSLQTNTSGELTGVGLQIALDPETSELKVIAPLESSPAEQAGIRPADRISRIDGVATAKLTLDEAAERMRGPIGSRVILTVARAGESELDISVVRDRIAINPVYAQLRKLPERPPVGYIRLNQFNANATVELAKAVHRLEDQGAEGYILDLRNNPGGLLQAGVEIARLWLNSGTIVYTVNRQGIQDSFEANGPALTQDPLVVLVNQGTASASEILAGALQDNGRAELVGEKTFGKGLIQSLFELSDGSGLAVTVAKYETPNHQDINKLGITPDRVVPLEAITRDQVATEQDQQYQAAVELLTQRSVLAGAA encoded by the coding sequence ATGCAAAAAAAGTGGATTGCTCAGATTGGGTTGTTGCTGATAGTGCCAATTGTGGTGATGTTGAGTTGGTCTACTCCAGCTTGGGCTTTTAGTGAGGAGCAGCGATTGGTAAATGAAGTTTGGCGGATTGTGAATCGCTCTTATGTCGATGAGTCCTTCAATCATCAAAATTGGCGATCGCTCCGTCAGCAAGTCCTCAGCCGTCCACTTGACAATCGCGAAGCTGCCTATGAAACGATTCAGCAAATGCTGGCAAGCTTGAACGATCCCTTTACCCGGCTGTTGCGACCCGATCAATACCGCAGCTTACAAACCAACACTTCTGGTGAGTTGACTGGAGTTGGCTTGCAGATTGCGCTTGATCCAGAAACGAGTGAGTTAAAGGTGATCGCGCCGCTTGAAAGTTCTCCAGCCGAGCAAGCGGGTATTCGCCCTGCCGATCGCATCTCACGCATTGATGGTGTTGCTACGGCTAAGTTGACTCTAGATGAAGCGGCTGAGAGGATGCGCGGACCCATTGGCAGCCGCGTGATCTTGACGGTAGCGAGAGCAGGGGAGTCTGAGCTGGATATTTCAGTGGTACGCGATCGCATTGCGATTAATCCGGTTTATGCTCAGCTACGCAAGTTACCTGAGCGCCCTCCTGTTGGTTACATCCGTCTCAATCAGTTCAATGCCAATGCCACTGTGGAATTAGCCAAGGCTGTCCATCGCTTAGAAGATCAAGGAGCAGAGGGCTACATTCTCGATCTCCGTAACAATCCTGGTGGTTTGCTGCAAGCTGGCGTGGAGATTGCTCGCTTGTGGCTGAACTCCGGTACCATCGTCTACACTGTGAATCGCCAAGGGATTCAAGATAGTTTTGAAGCGAATGGCCCCGCGCTCACTCAAGATCCACTTGTTGTCTTGGTGAATCAAGGCACTGCGAGTGCGAGTGAAATTTTGGCAGGAGCATTGCAAGACAATGGTCGCGCCGAGTTAGTAGGTGAAAAAACCTTTGGCAAGGGTTTAATTCAGTCGTTATTTGAACTCTCGGATGGCTCTGGCTTAGCGGTGACGGTGGCTAAGTATGAGACTCCGAATCACCAAGACATCAATAAGTTGGGCATTACCCCCGATCGCGTGGTGCCGCTCGAAGCTATTACCCGCGACCAAGTTGCTACCGAGCAGGATCAACAGTATCAAGCGGCTGTAGAATTACTGACTCAGCGTTCCGTGTTGGCGGGTGCTGCCTAA
- a CDS encoding cytochrome b6 has protein sequence MAKVYDWFEERLEIQALADDVTSKYVPPHVNIFYCLGGITLTCFLIQFATGFAMTFYYKPTVTDAFASVQYLMTDVNFGWLIRSIHRWSASMMVLMMILHVFRVYLTGGFKKPRELTWVTGVILAVITVSFGVTGYSLPWDQVGYWAVKIVSGVPEAIPVVGPFIVELIRGSSSVSQATLTRFYSLHTFVLPWLIAVFMLLHFLMIRKQGISGPL, from the coding sequence ATGGCAAAAGTGTACGACTGGTTTGAGGAACGCCTTGAGATTCAGGCCCTCGCTGATGACGTCACCAGCAAATACGTACCTCCCCACGTCAATATCTTCTACTGTCTGGGTGGCATTACCCTGACTTGCTTCTTGATCCAGTTCGCGACTGGATTTGCAATGACGTTCTACTATAAGCCAACCGTAACTGATGCTTTTGCTTCAGTTCAGTACCTGATGACAGATGTCAACTTTGGTTGGCTGATCCGCTCCATCCACCGCTGGTCTGCCAGCATGATGGTGCTGATGATGATTCTGCACGTCTTCCGGGTTTATCTTACTGGTGGTTTCAAAAAGCCTCGTGAGCTGACCTGGGTGACAGGTGTAATTTTGGCCGTAATCACCGTTTCTTTTGGTGTAACGGGCTACTCCCTGCCTTGGGACCAAGTTGGTTACTGGGCTGTCAAGATCGTTTCTGGCGTCCCTGAAGCCATCCCAGTCGTAGGCCCCTTTATCGTTGAGCTAATTCGCGGTAGTAGCAGCGTGAGCCAAGCAACCTTGACACGCTTTTACAGCTTACACACCTTTGTTTTGCCTTGGTTGATTGCAGTATTTATGCTGCTGCACTTCCTCATGATCCGCAAGCAAGGAATCTCTGGTCCTTTGTAA
- the petD gene encoding cytochrome b6-f complex subunit IV, with translation MATLKKPDLSDPQLRAKLAKGMGHNYYGEPAWPNDLLYIFPVVIAGTIALCVGLAVLDPALVGEPANPFATPLEILPEWYFYPVFQILRILPNKLLGIVCMGAIPLGLMLVPFIENVNKFQNPFRRPVATTIFLFGTLVTLWLGIGATFPIDKSLTLGLF, from the coding sequence ATGGCAACGCTTAAAAAACCGGATCTTAGCGATCCACAGCTTCGCGCCAAACTTGCCAAGGGGATGGGCCATAACTACTATGGTGAACCCGCTTGGCCTAACGACTTGCTTTACATCTTCCCAGTTGTAATTGCAGGTACGATCGCCCTCTGCGTTGGTTTGGCAGTGCTTGACCCAGCTTTGGTGGGTGAGCCTGCAAACCCTTTTGCCACTCCTCTGGAAATTTTGCCTGAGTGGTATTTCTATCCCGTCTTCCAAATCCTCCGCATTCTTCCTAACAAGCTGTTGGGAATTGTGTGTATGGGTGCAATTCCTTTGGGCCTCATGCTTGTTCCTTTCATTGAGAACGTGAACAAGTTCCAAAACCCCTTCCGCCGTCCCGTTGCTACCACCATCTTTTTGTTTGGTACTTTGGTGACTCTGTGGCTAGGAATTGGGGCCACATTCCCTATCGACAAGTCTCTGACTTTAGGTCTGTTCTAA
- a CDS encoding anti-sigma regulatory factor, translating to MLQQDHLTVPSDLTVLTEIQQWFERFCRQFLPQLAWSDHQLYRLTLAIAEGFTNAVRHAHQDLPPETAIDIHLALWDDRLEIQIWDYGQPFNPDVLEEPKPGTLREGGYGWFLLRRLADRATYERSPDGRNCLLIVKYKVR from the coding sequence ATGTTGCAGCAAGACCACTTAACCGTCCCCAGCGACTTGACTGTTTTAACCGAGATCCAACAGTGGTTTGAACGATTTTGTCGCCAATTTCTACCTCAGCTGGCTTGGTCCGATCACCAGCTATATCGCCTGACTTTAGCGATCGCCGAAGGATTCACGAATGCAGTCCGTCATGCCCATCAGGACTTACCGCCTGAAACCGCAATCGATATCCATTTAGCACTTTGGGACGATCGCCTAGAAATTCAGATTTGGGATTATGGTCAACCTTTTAATCCAGATGTTTTAGAGGAGCCGAAGCCTGGAACGCTACGAGAAGGGGGCTATGGCTGGTTCTTACTGCGACGCTTGGCAGATCGAGCCACCTATGAGCGATCGCCGGATGGGCGCAATTGTCTTTTGATCGTCAAGTACAAAGTGCGGTAG
- a CDS encoding glycosyltransferase family 4 protein: MTGSCHLPDILAVKPEVKVTKLEPTTTKNTRHVFVFLEIFACEGGIQSYIKDVLKSYADLVEPSGQEMAWPYQADVFLLRDGPEYHNPLEPSPLGFHYFKTHPPALGRIKLAAQLLAYLLRYRPERVFCGHINLAPLIQALCQPLGIPYTVLTYGKEFWVKLPTHEQKALQQATTIWTISRYSRDRACEVNGLDPERVKLLPCIVDGDAFTPGPKNPALVEKYGLAGAKVLMTVARLWKGDKYKGVDVTIQALPAIAEVFPQVKYLVIGRGDDQPRLAQLAQDLGVAERVVFAGFVPTQDLVEHYRLADAYVMPSQEGFGIVYLEAMACGVPVVAGDADGSADPLQDGKLGWQVPHRDSEAVAAACIELLRNTETAAESRDRRCDGVWLRQEALSLFGAEALTQQLKQLLSPPLGEPSKLS; the protein is encoded by the coding sequence ATGACTGGAAGTTGCCATTTACCTGATATCTTAGCGGTCAAGCCTGAAGTCAAAGTCACAAAATTGGAGCCTACTACGACTAAAAACACTCGCCACGTCTTCGTATTTCTAGAAATTTTTGCTTGCGAAGGTGGCATTCAATCCTACATAAAGGACGTTCTAAAGTCTTACGCAGACTTGGTGGAGCCATCAGGTCAAGAGATGGCTTGGCCTTATCAAGCCGATGTATTTTTATTGCGGGATGGGCCAGAATACCACAATCCTCTGGAACCCAGTCCACTCGGCTTCCATTATTTCAAAACCCATCCCCCCGCCTTAGGACGCATTAAATTAGCAGCTCAGTTGTTGGCTTACCTGCTGCGCTATCGTCCGGAGCGCGTTTTTTGTGGTCATATCAATCTTGCACCGCTAATTCAGGCGCTATGCCAACCACTAGGCATTCCCTACACGGTCTTGACCTACGGCAAAGAATTTTGGGTTAAGCTACCAACCCATGAGCAAAAAGCTCTACAGCAGGCAACTACTATTTGGACGATTAGCCGCTATAGCCGCGATCGCGCCTGTGAGGTGAATGGGCTAGACCCAGAACGAGTCAAACTGCTCCCTTGCATTGTTGATGGTGATGCTTTTACCCCTGGCCCTAAAAACCCAGCGCTAGTGGAAAAATACGGCTTGGCTGGAGCGAAAGTGCTGATGACCGTAGCGCGGCTTTGGAAGGGCGACAAGTACAAAGGGGTAGATGTGACGATTCAAGCTTTGCCCGCGATCGCTGAAGTATTTCCGCAGGTGAAATATTTGGTGATTGGTCGTGGTGATGACCAACCTCGTCTAGCTCAGCTCGCTCAAGATTTGGGTGTGGCGGAGCGGGTGGTATTTGCAGGCTTTGTACCGACTCAAGATTTAGTCGAACATTACCGCTTGGCTGATGCCTATGTCATGCCGTCACAGGAAGGTTTTGGCATTGTCTACCTGGAAGCAATGGCTTGTGGGGTGCCTGTGGTAGCAGGAGATGCAGATGGTTCTGCGGACCCTTTACAAGATGGCAAACTCGGTTGGCAAGTGCCTCACCGCGACTCAGAGGCAGTAGCAGCCGCCTGTATTGAACTTTTACGCAATACTGAAACTGCAGCAGAATCCCGCGATCGCCGCTGTGATGGGGTCTGGTTGCGCCAAGAAGCTTTGTCTCTGTTTGGAGCTGAGGCATTGACTCAGCAATTAAAACAATTACTAAGTCCACCCTTAGGGGAGCCATCAAAGCTATCCTAA